One Methylocaldum marinum DNA window includes the following coding sequences:
- the tnpB gene encoding IS66 family insertion sequence element accessory protein TnpB (TnpB, as the term is used for proteins encoded by IS66 family insertion elements, is considered an accessory protein, since TnpC, encoded by a neighboring gene, is a DDE family transposase.), whose product MLATILSAAAVYVVAEPVDLRKSIDGLALAVESSLGHSPLSGAVFVFFNRGRDKVKLLWWDRHGFWLAYKRLEKGRFRKPVQGTISRSDLLLLLEGVDLTVARFRAVRAGRVG is encoded by the coding sequence ATGCTGGCGACGATTCTGAGTGCGGCGGCGGTGTATGTGGTGGCCGAGCCGGTCGATTTGCGCAAGTCCATCGATGGTTTGGCGCTGGCGGTGGAGAGCAGTCTGGGGCATTCGCCGTTATCGGGTGCGGTGTTCGTGTTTTTCAACCGGGGCCGGGACAAGGTGAAGCTGTTGTGGTGGGATCGTCACGGTTTCTGGCTGGCCTACAAGCGGCTGGAGAAAGGCCGCTTCCGCAAGCCGGTTCAGGGGACGATTTCGCGCTCGGACCTGCTGCTGTTGCTGGAAGGCGTGGACCTGACGGTGGCCCGTTTCCGCGCGGTTCGCGCGGGTCGGGTCGGCTGA
- the tnpA gene encoding IS66 family insertion sequence element accessory protein TnpA: MAMTKQEREMHWRVLLEQQAGSGLSVRAWCAREAVSYAAFIYWRRRVAQPAVVAPLTLMRVDGGETAVGGLWLSVGGVRIEVKPGFDAGLLKQVVAALVS; the protein is encoded by the coding sequence ATGGCGATGACGAAACAAGAACGAGAGATGCATTGGCGGGTCCTGCTGGAGCAACAGGCAGGGAGTGGGTTGTCGGTGCGCGCTTGGTGTGCGCGCGAGGCGGTCAGCTATGCGGCATTCATCTACTGGCGTCGACGCGTAGCGCAGCCAGCGGTGGTGGCGCCACTGACGTTGATGCGGGTAGATGGCGGTGAGACAGCAGTCGGTGGTCTGTGGTTGTCGGTGGGCGGGGTTCGCATCGAGGTGAAACCGGGGTTCGATGCCGGGTTGTTGAAGCAGGTGGTGGCCGCATTGGTCTCGTGA
- a CDS encoding transposase — protein sequence MRRFVQPGEFYVFDRGYSDYRLFQDLHDHACSFVGRVQENVAYEVSRECPLTDADRAAGVIRDVELRRLGTPHHTRLLPQPFRLVWVSTGRRRADGTVEPLILGKRPAVRIIPTD from the coding sequence TTGCGGCGCTTCGTCCAACCGGGTGAGTTTTATGTGTTCGATCGCGGCTATTCCGACTATCGCTTGTTCCAGGATCTGCACGACCATGCGTGCAGTTTTGTCGGCCGGGTCCAGGAGAACGTCGCTTATGAGGTGAGCCGGGAGTGCCCCCTCACGGACGCGGATCGGGCGGCAGGCGTCATCCGCGATGTGGAACTGCGCCGTCTGGGCACACCGCATCACACGCGACTCTTGCCGCAGCCGTTCCGGCTGGTCTGGGTCAGCACCGGCCGCCGCCGCGCCGACGGCACGGTCGAGCCCCTCATTCTGGGTAAGCGTCCGGCTGTCCGCATAATTCCCACCGATTAG
- a CDS encoding IS5 family transposase — translation MRGADITQQELFSYRTLEDRIPKDHPLRKLRAVVDILLTTLDSEFDALYARTGRESIPPERLLRASLIQVLFSVRSERQLVQQIEFNLLYRWFVGLTLDAEVWDHSTFSANRDRLLNERISRLFFERVVLLAEWQDLLSDEHFSVDGTLIQAWASMKSFVKKDGSSPPPEDGGRNPSVDFKGEKRSNATHASTTDPEARLYKKSEGDKAQLCFMGHALMENRTGLVVDVEVTHATGTAERDAAKIMIGRTVTKPGATVGADKAYDVPEFVQALREQRVTPHVARKEKGSAIDGRTTRHAGYRTSLKRRKRVEEIFGWSKTVGGLRQTRFRGLKKVAAQTVFTFAAYNLTRLGGLFGWRWSTA, via the coding sequence ATGCGCGGCGCCGACATCACCCAGCAAGAACTCTTCAGCTACCGAACCTTGGAAGACCGGATTCCCAAGGATCATCCCCTTCGGAAGCTCCGGGCCGTGGTCGACATTCTGCTGACCACGCTGGACTCGGAATTTGATGCCCTCTATGCCCGGACCGGCCGGGAATCGATTCCGCCGGAGCGGCTGCTGCGCGCCAGTCTCATCCAAGTCTTGTTCTCTGTCCGCTCCGAGCGGCAGTTGGTCCAGCAGATCGAATTCAATCTTTTGTACCGCTGGTTTGTCGGGCTGACCCTGGATGCCGAGGTCTGGGACCACTCCACCTTCAGCGCCAACCGGGATCGGTTGCTGAACGAGCGGATTTCCCGGCTGTTTTTCGAGCGGGTCGTGTTGCTGGCGGAATGGCAGGACCTTTTGTCGGACGAGCATTTCTCGGTGGACGGCACGCTGATCCAGGCGTGGGCCTCCATGAAGAGCTTTGTGAAAAAGGATGGCAGCTCGCCTCCGCCGGAGGACGGCGGCCGGAATCCGTCCGTCGATTTCAAGGGCGAAAAGCGCTCCAACGCGACCCACGCCTCGACCACTGATCCGGAGGCTCGCCTTTACAAGAAAAGCGAAGGGGATAAAGCTCAACTGTGCTTCATGGGCCATGCCCTGATGGAAAACCGGACCGGCCTGGTCGTGGATGTCGAGGTGACTCACGCCACCGGCACGGCGGAACGGGACGCGGCCAAGATCATGATCGGTCGCACCGTCACGAAGCCCGGCGCGACGGTCGGGGCGGACAAGGCTTACGACGTGCCGGAGTTCGTGCAAGCTCTCCGGGAGCAGCGGGTCACGCCGCATGTCGCCCGGAAGGAAAAAGGCTCCGCCATCGATGGCCGCACCACCCGACACGCCGGCTACCGGACCAGCCTGAAGAGGCGCAAGCGGGTGGAAGAAATCTTCGGGTGGTCGAAGACCGTGGGCGGGTTACGCCAGACCCGGTTCCGGGGTTTGAAGAAGGTGGCGGCCCAGACCGTGTTCACTTTCGCCGCCTACAACCTGACCCGGTTGGGTGGGCTGTTCGGCTGGCGATGGTCGACGGCCTAG